The sequence GTATCAAATTTGCATCCTTGGCACTGAGAAAGCAATAGGTAATTGATGAAGCAGTTCCAGACTTGGAAGTTTTCCTCTCTTCTAAAGCCATCAAAGGTGTCTTTGATAGCACAGTAGTCCAGAAAACTGAGGACATCAAGGAGAGTCTAATAAGGCAACAATGTGAAATTTCACTAAAAACAAGGAACGGTTTAATCCTACAATGTTATCTTGAAAATGACTATTCACTTGGAAACTACCACTATTTTCCATACATACTGTGCTTGGGAGGTGAGTTTTCTGAAGCTGCACAGAAACTAAAGAGTGGAAGTGTCAGACTCCATGTTAACAACATGCTTGGTTACAATGCACTCCTGTTTTTCTGCTCCTAAAGGAAGTTATACACTAAAGGAAATACctgttcagaaagaaaattagcatTTATGACATGATAAACCAACAGCTTAAATTGGCAACTGGACGTCTATGCTGAGCACAGGTAGTTTCCATCCCCAAGGGCGTTCCTGTTTTGTGGAAGACTTGACCTGTTTTGGAAAATTAACCTTTGAAGAAAAGTGGGCCATGGATGTCTCCAGTAAGATCCAGCCATGTATCCTacataaacaatttttttttctctgagctaTAGTACATTAGTGAAGCTAGTCTGTTTTATGTAACAACTTAAATTCCAGTTTAAAAGTACATGTCATTTTCTTGAATATTCATTATATGACACTTAACTATAAATTCAAGCATTTCTAcattaagaaattaattagTTATTAATGTAGCTTAATTAATTGTAAGTTAGCTCCTGAAAGGTTAAGTATTATAATGGATATCATACTCATGCATATAAAATTTATTCTCAAAGCACAACAGTCAGTAAACTAAGAGAGGGAAATTTTAGGGCTTGCACCAATTCTGGTCTGTTTCATAATCACatgaccaaaacaaaaaagcctgcttcagcaaagaaaaaaacaacaacaaccatCTGTCTAAAATGCagtcaaaaatattaaataagcaGCAacatcttttcttcctctttggacTGTTCCTGAAAGATGCTAATTATACATCTTTGAGTAAAAAGGGCCCCCTCTACTCGACACACAAAAACAATTTGGAAAAAGGTGTGACACCTATACTCAAATCGTGAGAATACTTTATGTATACACTTACTATTTAATGTAATTAAATACTAAATACTAAAAATTACCTATTCCTCCCGATAGATTTCTGAGAAAGAGAGATATACTCAGTGGGCATCAATCTCTGAAATACCTCATCTGAACAAAATTCATGTAGCTACAGCCCTAGGTGAGCTCACAACAGCACACAGCCTTTCGGGCCCATTATGATCACAAAGTAGATGTACACGACGTAGAAAAGCCAAGCTGGGGCTTTGCAACAAAACCTCTAAAAATGCACATGCTAAGTACAGCACAAATCCATTTCTAAATCATAATTAAAGttatttcaaaagcagcagGTATGTATCCCGtttcacagcagaaataatGGCAAACGCCGGGGAAATGTGACTAACGTCAAAGCGATACTATGTGTTTATTTAGTCCGGAAAAGCTTACTAAGAATTATGTGACTCTTTACTAAGAAAGATGTGACCTTTTAAAGCTACAGCCGAGCACGGCAGCCACCCCGGTCACTGCAGGTACCCATGGCGTACATAAGCCCGACTAGATGGATCAGTAGGGAACGCAGGGACAGCTACAAGGACCGGCACTGCCACTCCACCGCTGTTCTCCCCCGAGACTTCCCAGTGCGCGTCCCTGCGAGCGCTGCCAACACAGGCACCCGGGTCTGAGCCATCCCCACCTGCCCAGCGCAAGGGGAGCCCCGCACAGCCCGACCCCatcacagcccctcctgcctgcGGGACGCGCCGATGCCGGACTAGGGGCAATGAAATACATCCCTCCCCTCTCTCCGATGCTCAGGTGCGCCGTCCCGTCCCTCCACAGCCCTCATCCCGTTCCTGCTTCCCCCAGAAGGAAGCGGGCATCTTCCCGCTCCTCCAGCACCGCCGCACTCCCGGCTTAGGAACGATCCCCACGGCCTCTCCTCCTCTCGGGGCTCCCGGGAGCCGGCCCTGCCCGAGGGCGCGGACACGGCCGCCGCTGCCACCTCCGGCGGTGCccggcgggcccggggccgcggccgccgggcgggagcggccgcggtGGGAGGGGGCGGGCGGGAGCCGCGCCCGCTCAGGCTGGGGGAgcggctgctgcagagcccccgCGGGCGCCCCCGGGACCGAGGCCTCCTCGGGGCGGCCGCTCCCCCCGCGGGGACGGGAAAGGGCCCGGCGGCCGCGGCGCGGCGGGACGCGAGCGCGGGAGCGCCGCCGCCAGCGCCATCCTtgctccccccacccctccGCTCCGGACAAACCTCCGACGGCCGCTTCCTGTCGTGCCTGGCCGTCCCGACCGCGGGCGGCCGCGGGAAGcggtgggggaggaggaggatgcgGCGGCGGATCCGGTCTCTCTCCCAGGCtgcggaggcggcggcggcccctGGGCGCGCAGGCGCTGCTGTTGCCGCCGCCCCCCCCacctcttcctccccctcctcctcctcacccgCCCGCCGTTACGgagcgccgcgcccgccccgtCTGCGCATGCGGGGCGCGAGgcgcggcggcgcgggggggcggccgggcccgcccccggtttcctgtccctgctcccggCCGCGAGCGCCCCCTGGCCGCGCGGCGCCGCAGCGGCGCCTCCCGCGGGTGCAGCGGGGCCCCCGCGCCCTCTGCCGGAGGGAGCGGCCCCTGAGCCACCGAGTCCTGCGGCTCGGGGAAGGCCTCCGGGATGGCCGGCTGCGACCGGACACCGCACTGCCAACCCGAGCCTGGCACTGAGCGACACATCCAGTCTTCCCTCACGCACCTCCCGGGACGggacggtgactccaccacctccccgggcgGCCCATTCCAAAGTCCAATCTCTCCTTCTGGAAAGAAATTCCccctgatgtccaacctaaacctcccctggcaaaACTTGGTGCcgtttcctctcatcctgttgCTGGTACCTGTAGAGAGCCATAAAGTCcgccctgagcctccttttctccttctctaaGAACACCAACTCCTCACGGGACTTGCGCTCCAGACTTGCTGCAACCTGGAGGCCTGTGGGCTCCAGGGCTAACACCCGgctgggtcctctccccctggGACCTTCCTTTGATCCTTCAGCCAtcctggaatcctggaatgtCCCTTGGCCAAGTGTAGGTTTGCTGCCCTAAAAGCAAAGTTCACATGTGGGAGAATTTGTGGGGACTGGAGCTTACTCTGGGATGGAAGGAATTGACAGGGGCATGGGAGGCTGAAGGGAGGTAcgagagaaaggaaaatcctgAGAACACATACCTTTTTAAAAGCCATCCAGTGttacttattttctttatttctttttgggTCCATCCACCAATAGAAAGACTGGGAAGTGCACTTCAAAGAGCTGAAAGTACGATGGATGCAGAGCAGATGTGGGGATTTAAAACATACCAGACAAGTCAGAGAGTCATAGACTGTTAAGGGttagaagagaccttaaagaccattGAGTTCCACCCCACTGCCACAGTTGTGGACACCTCCTGCTaggtcaggttgctcaaagccccatctgacctggccttgagcacttccaggtaTAGGGCATTCAACAATGtccttgggcagcctgctccagtgcctcatcaccctcacaatGGAGAATTTCTTACTAACATCTAGCCTAAATTCCCCATCTCACTTTGTACCCATTGCTCGTTGTCCTGTCACTACCAGTCATACAAAGTGCAAGAGCTGCTGTCAGTGGAAAGGACAAGCTTTGGCTAGGAAGGTCTGCAAGGAATGGATCAGTAACCTTTCTCAAACATTTTatagtttgtgttttggtaCAAAGGAGTTGGTTAATCTGAATGTTatagaaacaaaaaacacatCAATTTTGAGAACTTCCCAACACAGGAATACAATCAATCTCTAAGCAACCATACCCCTTTGTTTTCCCCCTTGTTTACCACTCACCAGCCTGCATAGCACATGCACTgtgctttcctctccttccacctgcccctgtgccagtaGTCTCTCATTTGGAGACATGCAATTCCCGAGCAGCAACTCAGAGTCTCGCCTCCTGTAAAAAGGCAGGGTAGAGTCAAACTGCACCTTCACATTTCATAAATTCCTATGACACATGGTGGAGTACACTGTATGGGAAGAAGTGCTGCTTCTGTTCATATGGAAATAACATTACATTTGTCAGCCCCCTCAGCTATGTTAGGATAGAAAAGCATTGCTCCCTTTACTCAGTACTGAACAACAGGTAAACCCTGAAAGTAAATGTAAACTTGGCCTTGTGtcttctgaggtttttttgtctgGAAGAAGTGTTTTTAACTGCAGTTTGAATCAAAAGATTGgtaatgtttcctttttcttttttttttttttactaaaaaaaaagtagtttccAACATTATAAAAGGGAAATACCAGATTTACTTAGAGATGCAGCCTAAACATCTGCAAGATGAAACTGCTAGCTTTCTGTGCAACAGCTGAAGGCTTTTACAACTATTCCTATCCCTGTGTTTTGATTTTCCTCCCACACAATGATGGAAAAACGTTCCCTGCATCACTGTTAAATGAGCCTCAGGTGGGAGGAGGAGTggacaagcagcagctgcctgccatAAAGAGGACCTGGTTAGTTTTCttctgggatggcagcagcagcagcagcagcagcagcagcagcagcagcagcagcattggaCTTTAGGTTTTTGGGGCtctgagggggggggggggggaatagATTAGTTCTTGTAGGGGGCTttgtttggtggtttgttttgtttttgtgagggtttttttttccttctctgcaccACCCTCCTTCTCAAAGGTCAAAGTAATTCTTTGGTTCTTTGAGGGAGTCTGTAGGCTTTTTGGTGCTTTCAAGAACTGCACAGGCCACCCTAGATGGAAGCTGAAGAGGGCTCCAGCATTCCTAAGGCATTCTGAAGCTCTAGGCTGAACAGTGTGTTGATTGCTAACAGgtctcaaaataattttgtttcttttgtagCTTTGAAGTGCCTGAATCCTCTAAAGAGTTAAGAGTCCTCTGATTTCTTATAGTCTTGCTTATAAGCTCTGTGTGATAGTGTTGTATTGCTTGCAAGTATTAGTTAACTGAGGAGACATCCAAGTGTGGGAGGAAGTTCTGTCTTGTGAATTTTATATGGCTCTGAATGCAAACTTACACATAAGGATTTTggtggggttgtttttgctaCCTATCATTTGGTTTAAGCGTAGGAAGCAGGGTGTCACTGAAATACTTGGTTTACTATGTTAGTTAGCTGTCGTTCTTAAGTATAGTATAAAGTACAAATCCTGAATTAATGGAGTTCTTATTGTAATGTGTAACAACACATGCATTAGCATTAAGAAATTAAGAAGAGTTTTCTCCATGAAGCATTAAATGTCTGATTGtgtgaagcttttttttttttctttgtgtgtgtgtggcctctTGCTCAAGGCTAATTCACTGAaggcttttttatttaattagctGGAATACTACTTATAGAGATGTATGCATCTAAGACTACTGAAGCTCTGTAGCTTTAGAGCATGTTACAAGGTTGCCTTGAAGGACTAATATCAAGAGCTGTGTACAAAAGCTTGCTTAGCAAAGCCCAACTGAAATATTTGACCTTGATAGCATGTCAGTTTGTTACCTTCTGTTTGGAAGATAGCAGCTTTCTTTTAGAAGGATATGTTttctctgggcagggagaggaatgTCTGCTAAATTCTGACAGAGCACAGAAATAATTAAGTCATGGAGTTCTTAAAGTAGTTGATAATGATTACTTCTCTCTTTCAGCGTTTGAAGGAAAATGAGTAGTCCCCCAACTTCAGAAAGTGGATCATATTCCACAAACCACTCGGGACCCTTTATTTATGCACAGCCATCAGCTCAACAGCCTTATCCAAATCCATGGTACCTCAGTTACGCATACAGTCCATACTGCGTACCTGCTCCAGGTAAGACaaacagcagctctctgtggcATCTTTGCTTACTTAGCTACATTCTTCTTTCCCCCACTCTTGCAGTGTCTGTGTTAATGAGCCTCTTGGGAGTTTAACTAATACttaataaatcagatttttggCAGCTCTTGCACTACATTAATTCTGCCTTCAATATGTAGCTTGTGGGCGcttctggagaagagaagctaAGCAAAATATTGAGTAATGGTCAtcctgcagacacagagctcCAGAATATACTTAGCAATTAATGAGTGGGTATATATGAATTCCACATGTGCATGCATGATCGGTATGGATAAATGTAAacttaagaaaataagaaagataTTATTAAATAGACCTTATAAGTGCTATACTTATGTGAACTTCTACCTGGAGCTGTCTTTTTCAAAATCCATGCTCTATAATAGTCTGTGAAATAgccaaaaaaagcacagaaaacaactTGATGAATGTTCCAAGGGATGAAAACAAGCCCTGGTTAAAGTGTAGATGTTGAGATAAACTATTCCCTAATGAAGAACTCTGTTTTTGCACCAGATTTGCTACTAAGCATTGAAAGGTGGCGTGTTTTATTTACAATGTGTCTGATCTTGTAGCTGTCCCTGTCTATGCAAGTAAATATGATTCAGGATGACTAATTTCAGAAAGatatttgtcttttctttttgtcacCAATGTCTAGGCTTCCGAAGTGGAAAtccatattttccattttatcctGTTGCTCTCCATGAGTACCCTCGATTTTTTGTCCCACAGCATCCAGTGCATGCAAGAATTAACAGAAGGCCTTATTTTAATGCTGCCCCACCTTCCCCTATGTTTTATCATGCAACAAGATTCAGACATTATAATAGCCCTGGGAAGAAAATGGAGACAAAAGAAACACAGACTGATCCTAGACAGCctgaaagcaagcaaaaaagGCATCAAGATATCCGTACAGAAACGAAAGGTTGTGATGCAGGAAATACAGCCTGTGTTTCTCCTGGTATAGGTACAGAGACTGAAAGTActtcagagaaacaaaattcatTTGGCTCTTCTATTGTGGTAGACAGAGAGTTTCATAATAAGAACCCTGCCAGCTCTACACAGTATAGAAATCTTCCTACTGGAAGCTATGCCTTTGAGAAGGAAGAAGTGAGGATAGAATATGGAAATGGCTCTCCAGCTATTCAGCTGTGGAAATCCTTCAAAGAAACAATCCCATTGTATGACGTGGCAAGTGGTAAACCAGTTCCAGAGAACATAGTGCCACATGACTTGTTTTCTGTTAGCTCGTGTGAAGGCATGATATATGGCCCTCATGAAGGGGAGAATATGCTGCCAGGAGCTTCCTTAGATGAGAGAAAAGCTATTGTCACCTCTAAACAGGGTGCTGAAGCTGTGCAAGAGAAAGATGTGCAAAATAATGAAGTGAAGCTGGATGCCGAAACAATGGCAAAATCCCCCCCAGGTGAAACCATGGCAGTGCAAATCACAGAGTTGGCAAGATCTGTTGGTGTAGACCAACCAGTGGTAATAGCTAAGAAATCTAGCACTAAAAGGTCTGCAGGAtcaaaaacttctcaagaagaGCCTGGCTTTATTCAACAAGCAGGACTGCTTCCATCTAATATGGAGGTAATGAGTGACtttcagcagaaaaagctgaatttaaGCCACAGTGCAACCAATGAAAGTCAGACAGAAAAAAGCATTTGGTGTGACAAATCAATTGAGAAGTTTGCTCCCTCTAGCAGCTGGCTGGCTTGTTTGGACAGTATGGACACAACCTACAACGCTTGTTTGCCACAAAGGAAGCGCCGAAGTGTAATCAGTCTGTCTTCTGATGACATGTCCTCTGGAGAGGAAGGCTCATCAACTGATAATGCCCCAGTGTCTTATTTTGTGCCTGACTATGTGCTTCAGAAAAGCACGTACACTCTTCAGAAAAGTACAGAGGGCTCAGAGCAAATTAAAAGTGGTGGATCCCCTAACGTAGATGAAGTGGTAGGAAAGGAGCGGGTGAACAGCCTGAATGACCAAGATGTCAACTCTTCAAACACAAAGATCAAAGAGACTTCCAGTAAAGGTAGAAAGCTGGGAGCCCTTCCTAGGTCCTCTAGTTGGAAAGAAGTCGATTCTCCCAACAAAAAAGCAACTAAGAGTTTGTCAGAAGCTGAGGACTCTGAAGAATATTCTGTgaagggagaagaggaagatgaagatggAGAGGATGAGtatgaggaggatgaggatgatgacaTGGATGAAATTGAGTATTTCTTTCAAGAAGCCCCTCCGTATGGCATCTTGAGGCCAAGTAAAGGAAATTTCTACCAAGTTGGCCAGAGAGTGCTTTGGAAACCACCTACAAATGCTGTCCCAGCACAACTAATTAGCTGGCCTGctcaagagaaaataaaaactaggAGTGGGCTTGTTGGAAACATTGGTGTGGTTTACAAGCCAAAGAAGAGAGACCAAGATGAAGTTGTATACAGTGACTATGGGTATTATGGAAGAA comes from Zonotrichia leucophrys gambelii isolate GWCS_2022_RI chromosome 2, RI_Zleu_2.0, whole genome shotgun sequence and encodes:
- the LOC135443133 gene encoding uncharacterized protein LOC135443133 — encoded protein: MSSPPTSESGSYSTNHSGPFIYAQPSAQQPYPNPWYLSYAYSPYCVPAPGFRSGNPYFPFYPVALHEYPRFFVPQHPVHARINRRPYFNAAPPSPMFYHATRFRHYNSPGKKMETKETQTDPRQPESKQKRHQDIRTETKGCDAGNTACVSPGIGTETESTSEKQNSFGSSIVVDREFHNKNPASSTQYRNLPTGSYAFEKEEVRIEYGNGSPAIQLWKSFKETIPLYDVASGKPVPENIVPHDLFSVSSCEGMIYGPHEGENMLPGASLDERKAIVTSKQGAEAVQEKDVQNNEVKLDAETMAKSPPGETMAVQITELARSVGVDQPVVIAKKSSTKRSAGSKTSQEEPGFIQQAGLLPSNMEVMSDFQQKKLNLSHSATNESQTEKSIWCDKSIEKFAPSSSWLACLDSMDTTYNACLPQRKRRSVISLSSDDMSSGEEGSSTDNAPVSYFVPDYVLQKSTYTLQKSTEGSEQIKSGGSPNVDEVVGKERVNSLNDQDVNSSNTKIKETSSKGRKLGALPRSSSWKEVDSPNKKATKSLSEAEDSEEYSVKGEEEDEDGEDEYEEDEDDDMDEIEYFFQEAPPYGILRPSKGNFYQVGQRVLWKPPTNAVPAQLISWPAQEKIKTRSGLVGNIGVVYKPKKRDQDEVVYSDYGYYGRKRPMTRREGLEHQRLLRKFLRGRLLRENMGIPPEEYWIRSGAKPRFTSQIRGSFSPPERGKEQVCPPLVKAKKKRLGKPPSKGRDTRHEVEEVEVWELPKHSVHKGHGTKKSLSKKR